Sequence from the Thermodesulfobacteriota bacterium genome:
GGGAAATGGTTTGGCAGTTATTACCGAACCTTGAACCTGGAGTGAAGCGATGGCAAAAAAGGCTGAAAACACTTCCGCCTTATGCCTTTGTGCCTCCCGCCTCTTTCTTTAAACTATGTCCATCATTACTCTAACGACCGATTTTGGCACCAGTGATGAATATGCCGGCATAATGAAAGGGGTTATATTGTCTTTAAACCCCTCAGCGGTTATTGTTGATATTACCCACCACATCAACCCACAAGATCTTCTTCAGGCGGCATATACCATTTTTGCTGCTTACAGATATTTTCCACCGGGGACCGTTCATGTGGTTGTGGTGGATCCGACAGTGGGAAGTGACCGAAAAATTATTGCTCTCGAAATAGCCGATCATACTTTTTTAGCTCCTGATAACGGTGTGTTAACCCTGTTATTTTACCAAGGAGATATTGAATCAATTTACCGCATTGATAATGCCAGCTATTTTTTAGATCCTGTCAGCCGTACATTCCATGGCAGAGACATCTTTGCTCCGGTTGCCGCTCATCTTGCCATGGGTGTCTCTTTAAAAAAACTTGGCACACCGGTTGCACAAAAAAAAATAATAT
This genomic interval carries:
- a CDS encoding SAM-dependent chlorinase/fluorinase; translation: MSIITLTTDFGTSDEYAGIMKGVILSLNPSAVIVDITHHINPQDLLQAAYTIFAAYRYFPPGTVHVVVVDPTVGSDRKIIALEIADHTFLAPDNGVLTLLFYQGDIESIYRIDNASYFLDPVSRTFHGRDIFAPVAAHLAMGVSLKKLGTPVAQKKIICLSIPQPYLADNGELVGSIVSIDCFGNLITDIQLSDLEKMDKRVTGKKLCIMVGREKIIGLSENYSSVVAGHPLAIIGSREYLEISVNGGNAANYFMMEKGDSVRIRQLK